One genomic segment of Parus major isolate Abel chromosome 10, Parus_major1.1, whole genome shotgun sequence includes these proteins:
- the UBL7 gene encoding ubiquitin-like protein 7, whose product MALPEWHIAVKLAEQPLAPKSILRLPETELGECPLGGCSISHLKQLITGKLQESMPDPELIDLIYCGRKLRDDQTLDFYGIQSGSTVHVLRKSWPEPDQKPEPVDKVAAVREFRVLHTALHSSPAYRDAVFKMLGNKESLDQIIVATPGLSSDPVALGESNCDPEELRKGLIPDGGRDRPKSRLDSWQGEGRVKKKPLIFDPFVERTKASSRVDPEGSEVSSRVDPEGSEVSSRVDPEGSEASSRVDPEGSEASSRVDPEGSKASSSVDPEGVPGCLEEFVPGSRGSAGGGCAPSPSGQVPAFPCALLQLCPSVSRLIPAHPALVNAIVLVLHSVAGSTALPAPDTSSRAMALGSYRDMPGGFLFEGLSDDEDDFHQSTRSTPSSSASSSRPASLGYAGAAGPRPITQSELATALALASTPESSSHTPTPGTQGHSSGTSPMSSSVQSGTPITNDLFSQALQHALQASGQPSLQSQWQPQLQQLRDMGIHDDELSLRALQATGGDIQAALELIFAGGAP is encoded by the exons ATGGCCCTGCCGGAGTGGCACATCGCCGTGAAGCTGGCGGAGCAGCCGCTGGcccccaaatccatcctgcGCCTGCCGGAGACCGAACTGGGCGAGTGCCCGCTGGGCGGCTGCAGCATCTCGCACCTCAAGCAGCTCATCACGGGCAAGCTGCAGGAATCCATGCCGGACCCCGAGCTCATCG ACCTGATCTACTGTGGCCGGAAGCTGAGGGATGACCAGACCCTGGATTTTTATGGAATCCAGTCCGGCTCCACTGTCCATGTCCTGCGCAAGTCCTGGCCTGAGCCTGACCAGAAACCGG AGCCCGTGGATAAGGTGGCAGCAGTCCGGGAATTCCGTGTCCTGCAcactgccctgcacagcagccctgcctaCAGAGATGCC GTCTTCAAGATGCTGGGAAACAAGGAATCCCTGGATCAGATCATTGTGGCTACTCCCGGCCTCAGCAGCGACCCCGTGGCTCTGGGTGAGTCCAACTGTgacccagaggagctgaggaaagGTTTGATTCCTGATGGGGGAAGGGACAGGCCCAAATCTAGGTTGGATtcctggcagggagaagggagagttaaaaaaaaacccctcattttTGATCCCTTTGTGGAGC GAACCAAGGCCAGCTCCAGGGTGGATCCAGAAGGATCCGAGGTCAGCTCCAGGGTGGATCCAGAAGGATCCGAGGTCAGCTCCAGGGTGGATCCAGAAGGATCCGAGGCCAGCTCCAGGGTGGATCCAGAAGGATCCGAGGCCAGCTCCAGGGTGGATCCAGAAGGATCCAAGGCCAGCTCCAGCGTGGATCCAGAAGGGGTCCCTGGCTGCCTGGAGGAGTTtgtgccaggcagcagaggcagtgctggtggTGGCTGTGCCCCGAGTCCCTCAGGGCAGGTTCCTGCGTTCCCCTGTGCCCTCCTTCAGCTGTGCCCGTCCGTGTCCAGGTTGATCCCGGCCCACCCTGCCCTGGTGAACGCCATTGTCCTGGTGCTGCACTCGGTGGCGGGCAGCACCGCCCTGCCAGCCCCGGACACGTCCTCACGAGCCATGGCCTTGGGCTCCTACCGGGACATGCCAG GTGGCTTTCTCTTTGAGGGGCTCTCTGACGATGAGGATGACTTCCACCAG AGCACGAGGTCCACCCCGTCCAGCAGCGCATCCAGCTCGCGCCCGGCCTCGCTGGGCTACGCGGGGGCGGCAGGGCCACGGCCCATCACCCAGAGCGAGCTGGCCacagccctggccctggccaGCACCCCCGAGAGCAGCTCCCACACACCCACCCCGGGCACACAG GGCCACTCCTCCGGGACGTCCCCGATGTCATCCAGCGTGCAGTCGGGGACACCCATCACCAACGACCTGTTCAGCCAGGCGCTGCAGCACGCCCTGCAGGCCTCGGGGCAGCCCAGCCTCCAG agccagtggcagccccagctgcagcagctgcgGGACATGGGAATCCACGACGACGAGCTGAGCCTGCGGGCCCTGCAGGCCACCGGAGGGGACatccaggctgccctggagcTCATCTTCGCTGGGGGCGCCCCCTAA